One candidate division TA06 bacterium B3_TA06 genomic window carries:
- a CDS encoding sodium:glutamate symporter, which translates to MLEPWSLIVDLALLGVFLLIAVVIRRFVSFIRKFRIPDAIIAGFIGLIVGPSVLNILPKITRIHGDFTEVITPLQSGTLLTLIYHLMGIAFIALALKSSEGKGRTRSAVSGGFYMVASYAIQGFIGLAVTLILMLTIFPDLFPSFGFLLPFGFGQGPGLASQMGKLWSDIMVPGTATSAFPNGASVGLSFSTIGFLWACIVGVPLMNILIRRRRRRGEPEPGFGKPPPPQPGAHFLIEKERDYSGMARSIDKATTQLMLIGGIYIVLLLGLEGLTWLLNTLVPGKLSANMLKLFWGFHFGFGALIGTLVGKFVRKMEDKGWVKGGKGTNNYLLQHIGGTAIDFMIAASIAAINVRVLGPYIVPILIVTTIGGVVTIGYIWFFVRRVWPKTFVEHFVTFFGTHTGTLATGMALLRGVDPQFRTSAASDAIYGSGIGLLMGIPLIAMASLPATGYELGNPNYYWITLLLIIGYLAVILFIWFNPWTFKFLTKHTRGSEEKEATPSQK; encoded by the coding sequence ATGCTTGAACCCTGGAGTTTGATCGTTGATCTGGCCCTTCTGGGCGTATTTCTTCTTATCGCGGTGGTTATAAGACGGTTCGTATCGTTCATCCGCAAGTTTCGCATCCCCGACGCCATCATCGCCGGATTCATTGGACTTATCGTCGGCCCCAGTGTACTTAACATACTACCTAAGATAACCCGCATCCACGGAGATTTCACGGAAGTCATAACCCCCCTTCAATCCGGAACCCTTCTGACGTTAATCTATCATCTAATGGGAATAGCATTCATAGCGCTCGCACTCAAGAGCAGCGAAGGAAAAGGCAGGACCCGCTCAGCGGTCTCCGGTGGATTCTACATGGTGGCCTCCTACGCCATCCAGGGATTCATCGGCCTTGCTGTTACGCTGATCCTCATGCTTACCATCTTCCCTGATCTCTTCCCGTCGTTTGGGTTCCTTTTGCCCTTCGGATTTGGCCAGGGCCCCGGTTTAGCCAGCCAGATGGGCAAGTTATGGTCGGATATCATGGTTCCCGGCACCGCCACCTCCGCTTTCCCGAACGGAGCATCGGTGGGATTAAGCTTTTCAACCATAGGCTTCCTTTGGGCATGTATAGTGGGCGTGCCGCTCATGAACATCCTGATTCGCAGGCGCAGACGTCGCGGCGAACCAGAACCCGGCTTTGGCAAACCACCACCACCCCAACCAGGAGCCCACTTCCTCATCGAGAAGGAGCGCGACTACTCCGGCATGGCGCGCTCAATCGACAAGGCTACCACCCAACTCATGCTGATTGGCGGAATCTATATTGTCCTTCTCTTAGGCCTGGAGGGACTCACATGGTTGTTGAATACACTGGTTCCCGGCAAACTCAGTGCCAATATGTTAAAGCTCTTCTGGGGATTCCACTTCGGGTTCGGCGCGCTTATCGGCACCCTCGTGGGCAAATTTGTACGCAAGATGGAGGATAAAGGATGGGTGAAAGGTGGTAAGGGGACCAACAACTACCTCCTGCAGCACATCGGGGGCACGGCGATTGACTTCATGATCGCCGCCTCCATCGCCGCCATAAACGTGCGGGTGCTCGGCCCTTACATCGTGCCGATACTTATAGTGACAACCATCGGCGGGGTCGTCACAATAGGCTACATCTGGTTCTTCGTGCGAAGGGTATGGCCAAAGACCTTTGTTGAACACTTCGTCACCTTCTTCGGAACTCACACAGGAACACTCGCCACCGGCATGGCGTTGCTGCGCGGGGTGGATCCGCAGTTTAGAACCTCTGCCGCCTCTGACGCCATCTACGGTTCGGGGATAGGGTTGCTAATGGGGATTCCATTGATCGCCATGGCCAGCTTGCCTGCCACCGGATACGAGCTGGGCAACCCCAACTATTATTGGATCACCCTGCTTTTAATCATAGGTTATCTGGCGGTCATACTCTTCATCTGGTTCAACCCCTGGACGTTTAAGTTCCTCACCAAGCATACAAGAGGGTCTGAGGAAAAAGAGGCGACGCCCTCCCAAAAGTAG
- a CDS encoding sodium:glutamate symporter, producing MSQPWDMMLQIAYLAIFLFIAMVIRRAIPRFSRFRIPDAILAGVLALIAGPGILGLVPFDTGRLTTLVYHLLAIGFIALSLKRDTRQGRGRTAFSAGLFNVVSYCVQGAVGLGITLVLIKTVYPDLFPAFGLLLPFGFAQGPMAGEMAVKWANKISPAGIKAFPSVNAAASVGFSFSTIGFLWACFVGVPLMNLLIRRRSRRGEPAPGLEAKPMPVVLKEKREEGGSGRLVERATTQLVLIGVVYILVFLSLKGLTFLLYTLVGEIGIMQTIVGIFWSIHFVFGAIIATLLGKLIHKLEDKRIFKTPIADNRLLQNIGGAAIDFMIVASIAAIDVRVLGEFIVPILIITTAGGLSVTLYTWFVVRKVWPKTYVEHFVAFFGEQTGTIATGMALLRGADPYFRTRAASDIVYGSALALPLVFPLIFIATLPIEGFETGNPNLYWITLVAVLGYLALTLVIWFLPPVFRFLTKYSIRDEEVSSEGIRSL from the coding sequence ATGAGCCAGCCCTGGGATATGATGCTTCAGATAGCCTACCTTGCGATATTTCTCTTTATAGCAATGGTCATCCGCCGCGCTATACCCCGCTTCTCGCGTTTTCGCATCCCTGATGCAATCCTGGCCGGGGTGCTGGCTTTGATCGCCGGGCCGGGTATCCTGGGACTCGTTCCCTTCGACACCGGCCGGTTGACCACGCTGGTATACCATCTTCTCGCGATAGGATTCATCGCCTTATCCTTAAAGAGAGATACCCGCCAGGGACGAGGACGCACAGCGTTCTCCGCCGGACTGTTCAATGTGGTCTCCTACTGTGTGCAGGGAGCGGTCGGACTTGGTATTACGCTTGTGCTTATAAAAACCGTTTATCCAGACCTCTTTCCGGCCTTCGGCCTGCTTCTTCCATTCGGGTTCGCCCAGGGACCCATGGCAGGAGAGATGGCGGTTAAATGGGCTAATAAGATCTCTCCGGCAGGTATAAAAGCCTTCCCCAGCGTTAACGCCGCGGCATCGGTAGGATTCAGCTTCTCCACAATCGGTTTCCTGTGGGCATGTTTTGTCGGTGTGCCTTTGATGAATCTCTTAATAAGACGCAGGTCCCGCAGAGGGGAACCGGCTCCAGGTCTTGAGGCCAAACCCATGCCGGTAGTCCTTAAAGAGAAGCGAGAAGAAGGCGGATCGGGACGATTGGTAGAAAGGGCTACAACTCAACTTGTGTTGATAGGTGTCGTCTACATCCTGGTTTTTCTGTCCCTTAAGGGACTGACCTTCCTACTTTACACCCTGGTAGGTGAGATTGGGATAATGCAAACCATAGTGGGGATATTCTGGTCGATACATTTCGTCTTCGGTGCTATCATCGCGACTTTACTTGGCAAGCTAATCCACAAGTTAGAGGACAAAAGGATCTTTAAAACCCCCATCGCCGACAATCGCCTGCTTCAGAACATAGGGGGAGCGGCGATTGACTTCATGATCGTCGCATCTATTGCAGCCATAGACGTAAGGGTTCTGGGCGAGTTCATCGTACCCATCCTTATCATAACCACTGCCGGCGGACTTTCAGTGACCCTGTATACATGGTTCGTCGTCCGGAAGGTCTGGCCCAAGACCTATGTGGAACACTTTGTTGCGTTCTTCGGGGAGCAAACCGGGACGATTGCAACGGGTATGGCGCTTCTTCGCGGGGCCGATCCCTACTTTCGGACCCGAGCCGCATCAGACATAGTGTACGGTTCGGCATTGGCGTTGCCTTTGGTATTCCCATTGATCTTTATCGCCACCCTGCCCATTGAGGGGTTCGAGACCGGCAACCCCAACCTTTACTGGATTACCCTGGTGGCGGTTCTGGGGTATCTCGCGCTAACACTCGTGATCTGGTTTCTCCCGCCGGTCTTCCGCTTCCTCACGAAGTACTCGATAAGAGATGAAGAAGTAAGTTCGGAAGGCATAAGGAGCTTATAG
- a CDS encoding pantoate--beta-alanine ligase has product MEIIRTIREMQMFADEARGRSKIIGLVPTMGYLHEGHLSLVRRAREESDVVVVSIFVNPAQFGPGEDLSSYPRDFDSDRMLLQKERVDVIFAPSVAQMYPEPSLTYVYVHLLTETLCGADRPGHLDGVSLVVAKLFNICKPHKAYFGAKDFQQQLVIRRMVADLNFDIQIITCPIVREPDGLAMSSRNTYLSSDARRRALVLNHSLEEAERMVKAGERNVETILGKMREMIEAKNPDRIDYVSAVDPNTLEPIQEIKCPVLFALAAKFGKSRLIDNRLVEP; this is encoded by the coding sequence ATGGAGATCATCCGCACTATCCGCGAGATGCAGATGTTTGCAGATGAGGCAAGGGGACGGAGCAAGATCATCGGTCTTGTTCCCACCATGGGGTATCTGCATGAGGGGCATCTTTCTCTTGTCCGCAGAGCGAGAGAAGAAAGCGACGTGGTGGTGGTAAGCATCTTTGTTAACCCTGCTCAGTTCGGGCCAGGTGAGGATTTATCCAGCTACCCCAGGGATTTTGATAGCGACCGGATGCTTCTTCAAAAGGAGCGGGTTGACGTGATTTTCGCCCCTTCTGTGGCGCAGATGTACCCTGAGCCCAGCCTTACCTACGTTTACGTTCACCTGCTTACCGAGACCCTGTGCGGCGCTGATCGTCCCGGTCACCTTGACGGGGTCTCGTTGGTAGTTGCCAAGCTTTTCAACATCTGCAAACCTCACAAGGCTTACTTCGGGGCCAAGGATTTTCAACAGCAGCTGGTGATCCGCAGGATGGTGGCTGACCTCAACTTCGATATCCAGATCATCACCTGTCCCATCGTTCGAGAGCCGGACGGCCTTGCCATGAGTTCCCGTAACACATACCTATCATCTGATGCACGCCGAAGGGCGCTTGTCTTAAACCACTCACTTGAAGAAGCGGAGCGGATGGTTAAGGCAGGGGAGAGGAACGTGGAAACTATCCTTGGAAAGATGAGGGAGATGATTGAGGCAAAGAATCCAGACCGAATTGACTACGTATCAGCGGTGGATCCTAACACCCTAGAACCTATCCAGGAGATCAAATGCCCGGTTTTGTTTGCTCTGGCAGCTAAGTTCGGCAAGTCGCGGCTCATAGACAACCGGTTGGTCGAGCCTTAA
- a CDS encoding DUF58 domain-containing protein, translating into MKREELLKPETLARLRGLDLKARLVVEGFLEGLHRSPYKGFSVEFSEYRPYIPGDEPRRIDWKVYAKRDRFYVKEYQEETNLRAMLLVDSSGSMAYRSGSVTSALSKLDYATTLAAALAYLLIKQKDAVGLATFDTRIRSYIPPRSSRNYLQLLLARLENLTAGGETNLAESLHSLAERLRKRGLVILFSDLFDDPDRVLFALRHFRHRKHEVILFHILDPMEESFDFSSPTRLVDMETRKEASLDPRLVRAEYRKALEDYRFRLRSTCSEHHIDYNPILTDQSFEHALFRYLEKRRRLR; encoded by the coding sequence ATGAAGCGGGAAGAACTTCTCAAGCCTGAGACCCTGGCAAGGCTTCGAGGCCTGGATCTTAAGGCACGACTTGTAGTGGAAGGCTTTTTGGAAGGTCTGCACCGCTCGCCATACAAGGGATTTTCTGTCGAGTTCTCCGAGTACCGCCCGTATATCCCAGGCGACGAACCTCGTCGCATCGACTGGAAGGTTTATGCCAAGCGAGACCGCTTCTACGTGAAGGAGTATCAGGAAGAGACCAACCTTCGCGCCATGCTTTTAGTGGACTCCTCAGGCTCGATGGCTTACCGTTCAGGAAGTGTTACGAGTGCGCTTTCCAAACTGGATTACGCCACCACACTCGCCGCAGCACTTGCCTATCTTCTGATCAAGCAGAAGGACGCGGTGGGTCTTGCCACCTTCGATACCCGGATCAGGTCCTACATCCCGCCTCGCTCGTCGCGTAACTACCTGCAGCTGCTCCTGGCAAGGCTTGAGAACCTGACAGCAGGCGGGGAAACGAACCTTGCGGAAAGCCTTCACAGCCTGGCCGAACGATTGCGCAAGCGAGGTCTGGTGATACTCTTCTCAGATCTCTTCGACGATCCGGACCGGGTGCTCTTCGCTTTGCGCCACTTTCGTCATCGCAAGCACGAAGTTATTCTCTTTCATATTCTTGACCCCATGGAGGAGAGCTTTGATTTCTCATCACCCACGAGGCTTGTTGATATGGAGACGCGTAAGGAGGCAAGCCTTGATCCCCGTCTTGTTCGTGCAGAGTATCGCAAGGCGCTTGAAGATTACCGGTTCCGCCTGCGAAGCACATGCTCGGAACATCACATAGACTACAATCCGATCCTTACCGATCAGAGCTTTGAGCACGCCTTGTTTCGTTACCTTGAGAAGCGCCGCAGACTAAGATGA
- the mgtE gene encoding magnesium transporter, which produces MDADFLDRVEDLLEQGKTAELKEILERIPARHLARVLERLDRDDLIALFRLIDTDKAADVILELDDATLDVVLSELENERISKLVEELDSDDAADIVAEMSAEDRAAVIARLPADDRRDLGELLHFPPDTAGGRMTVDFLHTYTNDTVQQVTKRLRRKGPDPHYSSLLFVTDRKGHFEGALEIDKLLFHSPRAKIRDLAVPYPVKAFLLEDQESVARKAEKAEVPIVPVVDEQDKLRGIITIEDIIDVIREETTEDIYRSGGVGAETSLFESPVRSAGRRLPWLLVNLGTAFVAASVIGLFQNTIRSLVAVTIFLPIVAGLGGNAGSQTVVMVIRSLALGEITSSDAWRLLRRQLLTCFLLGLGAGILVGVGALIFRLPIILAPLVFLALVINIIIGGIVGTLVPMILRRLKFDPSLASSIFLTATTDTLGFLVLLGLATLALQYFPA; this is translated from the coding sequence ATGGATGCGGATTTTCTCGACCGCGTAGAAGACCTGCTTGAGCAGGGCAAGACCGCCGAGCTCAAGGAGATTCTTGAGAGAATACCTGCTCGACATCTGGCTCGTGTGCTTGAGCGTCTGGACCGTGACGATCTTATAGCGCTCTTCCGTTTGATAGACACCGACAAGGCAGCTGACGTTATCCTGGAACTCGATGACGCTACCCTTGACGTGGTTCTGAGCGAGCTTGAAAACGAGCGTATCTCCAAGCTTGTAGAGGAGCTGGATTCCGACGACGCGGCCGATATCGTTGCCGAGATGTCTGCAGAGGACCGCGCCGCGGTCATTGCAAGGCTTCCTGCCGATGACCGCCGGGACCTTGGCGAGCTCCTTCACTTCCCCCCAGACACCGCGGGCGGTCGTATGACAGTGGATTTCCTTCACACCTATACCAACGATACCGTGCAGCAGGTTACCAAACGCCTTCGGCGCAAGGGGCCTGATCCTCATTACTCAAGCCTTCTCTTCGTAACCGACCGCAAGGGTCACTTTGAAGGGGCGTTGGAGATAGATAAGCTTCTCTTCCATTCCCCACGCGCCAAGATTCGCGATCTCGCAGTGCCTTATCCTGTGAAGGCGTTTCTTCTTGAGGATCAGGAGAGCGTGGCCCGTAAGGCGGAGAAGGCTGAGGTGCCCATCGTTCCTGTTGTGGACGAGCAGGATAAACTCAGAGGCATAATAACCATCGAGGACATCATCGACGTGATCCGGGAAGAGACCACCGAGGACATCTACCGTTCAGGCGGTGTAGGCGCTGAGACATCGCTTTTTGAATCGCCGGTGCGCTCGGCTGGCAGGCGTCTGCCCTGGCTTCTGGTTAATCTCGGCACTGCATTCGTGGCGGCAAGCGTGATAGGCCTATTCCAGAATACAATCAGATCCCTGGTGGCGGTTACCATCTTTCTTCCTATAGTTGCCGGACTGGGAGGAAACGCAGGTTCACAGACCGTGGTGATGGTGATTCGCAGCTTGGCTTTGGGAGAGATTACTTCCTCCGACGCCTGGCGACTGCTGCGGCGTCAGCTCTTAACCTGTTTTCTTTTGGGCCTTGGCGCCGGGATTCTTGTGGGTGTGGGTGCACTTATCTTTCGACTCCCGATAATCCTTGCGCCGCTGGTGTTTCTTGCGCTCGTAATCAACATCATCATCGGCGGCATAGTAGGGACCCTTGTGCCTATGATACTGCGCAGGTTGAAGTTTGATCCGTCTCTTGCATCCAGTATCTTTCTTACAGCTACTACCGATACCCTGGGGTTTCTTGTACTTCTTGGTCTTGCCACGCTGGCTCTTCAATACTTCCCTGCCTGA
- the recO gene encoding DNA repair protein RecO, whose product MSALVRSEGLVLRTRAFRESSKIATVLTRRTGRVDLLARGARKPGSRFGAGLEIGTEGEFIYYERENKSLWTLSSADILRSHQSLRENPETLTLLARIMKLLAHLSQPGQSNPGLYNLTLAVLNALETSKAPDALHDLFVWRATALSGYPPRIDEVCLVCGKSEAINFSVSQGGFVCSEHSQGEKNVFRLNIQERDILVRLSDAPVGEIKGKLSSTLSRLIRQYASYHLHADERLIPPVTPHP is encoded by the coding sequence ATGTCTGCCCTTGTCCGTTCCGAAGGTCTTGTGTTGCGGACCCGTGCTTTCCGCGAGTCTTCCAAGATTGCCACCGTTCTCACCCGCCGTACCGGTCGCGTTGATCTCCTGGCACGAGGAGCACGTAAGCCAGGATCGCGCTTCGGCGCTGGGCTTGAGATAGGCACGGAGGGGGAATTTATTTACTACGAACGGGAGAACAAGAGCTTGTGGACACTTTCATCTGCGGACATCCTTCGCTCACACCAGAGCTTAAGGGAGAATCCTGAAACGCTTACCCTGCTTGCCCGGATAATGAAACTTTTAGCCCATCTTTCTCAGCCTGGTCAGAGTAATCCTGGACTCTACAATCTCACGCTTGCAGTGCTTAACGCTCTGGAGACAAGCAAAGCCCCAGATGCGCTTCACGACCTTTTCGTCTGGCGAGCTACTGCACTTAGCGGTTATCCGCCTCGAATAGATGAAGTCTGCCTTGTATGTGGCAAATCCGAGGCGATTAATTTCTCTGTTTCTCAAGGAGGTTTCGTCTGCTCCGAACATTCCCAGGGTGAGAAGAACGTATTTCGTCTTAATATTCAAGAGCGCGATATTCTTGTTCGCTTGAGTGATGCTCCGGTTGGCGAGATTAAGGGAAAGCTTTCCTCGACCCTGTCAAGACTTATCCGACAATACGCCAGCTACCACCTGCACGCCGACGAACGCCTCATCCCGCCCGTAACACCCCATCCGTAA
- a CDS encoding S9 family peptidase — protein sequence MKSLRVSVLSLLVLALTAGAIPGYAELPELIPRDILFGNPERAMVEISPDGKKLSYVASNEGIMNVWVKAIGEEKDRQVTFDTTRGIIFYEWTADSKRILYLQDQEGNENYHLYGVNLKSGKVTDYTPFENVRVNVVAFDDKHPKKWFISMNKRNPQIFDVYLLDLRNGKIKPVAENPGNILMWVADWDFKLRGALAVNQEGEYDLLVRDDEKSDWRTVLSWEFEDTWSSYPLSFTPDGNHIYLEDSRNANATRLVKLGINTGEIEVIAEDPQYDVGPAMFHPETGEVLGVSFLKDKRERVFFDEEVKADFEIINQLEDGEAGLADWTQDYNKWLISFNKDDGPIPYYLYDRETKEARFLFSNRPELAEYTLAKMEPITFTARDSLTIHGYITFPPGLERKNLPMVLKVHGGPWVRDYWGYAPGAQWLANRGYICLQVNYRGSNGYGKEFLNAGNKEWGRKMHYDLVDAVNWAIDKGYADPERIAIYGGSYGGYAALVGATFTPDLFACAVDMFGPSNLITDLEAAPPYWKLYQELMYRRIGHPVKDSALLWERSPLSRVDSIRIPMLIAQGANDPRVKQSESNQIVAAMEEKGIDYEYMLFEDEGHGFMKEDNRLEFYAAAEKFLAKHLGGRYEK from the coding sequence ATGAAATCCTTGCGCGTTTCAGTTCTTTCCCTGCTGGTTTTGGCATTGACAGCGGGCGCAATACCTGGCTACGCCGAGCTGCCCGAGCTCATCCCAAGAGACATACTGTTCGGCAATCCGGAAAGGGCTATGGTCGAGATTTCCCCTGACGGGAAAAAACTATCTTACGTCGCTTCAAATGAAGGTATTATGAACGTATGGGTTAAGGCCATCGGAGAAGAAAAAGACAGACAGGTAACCTTCGATACCACCAGAGGAATAATCTTCTACGAATGGACAGCGGATTCCAAGCGAATCCTTTACCTCCAGGATCAGGAAGGCAACGAGAATTACCACCTTTACGGAGTGAACCTGAAATCGGGAAAGGTCACCGACTATACACCGTTCGAGAACGTAAGGGTAAATGTAGTAGCTTTCGACGATAAGCATCCCAAGAAGTGGTTCATCTCTATGAACAAGCGTAACCCCCAGATATTCGATGTCTACCTTCTTGATTTGAGGAACGGCAAGATCAAGCCGGTCGCCGAGAATCCGGGCAACATCCTGATGTGGGTTGCCGACTGGGATTTCAAACTGCGCGGTGCTCTTGCCGTAAATCAGGAAGGTGAGTACGATCTTCTTGTCAGGGACGACGAGAAGTCGGATTGGCGTACGGTTTTATCCTGGGAATTTGAGGATACCTGGTCAAGCTATCCATTGTCGTTCACACCGGACGGAAATCATATCTACCTGGAGGACTCACGTAACGCCAACGCCACCCGCTTGGTTAAACTCGGTATCAATACCGGTGAGATCGAGGTGATCGCCGAGGATCCCCAGTATGATGTAGGTCCAGCGATGTTTCACCCTGAAACAGGCGAGGTGCTAGGAGTCTCTTTTTTAAAGGACAAGCGGGAACGGGTGTTCTTCGACGAGGAGGTGAAAGCGGATTTCGAGATAATCAACCAACTCGAGGACGGTGAGGCCGGGTTAGCCGACTGGACCCAGGATTATAATAAATGGCTTATCTCATTCAACAAGGACGACGGCCCCATCCCCTACTACCTTTACGACCGGGAAACCAAGGAGGCCAGGTTCCTGTTTTCCAACCGGCCTGAACTTGCTGAATATACCCTGGCAAAAATGGAACCCATTACATTTACCGCCCGTGATTCCCTGACCATCCATGGATATATAACCTTTCCACCAGGTCTGGAGCGTAAAAACCTACCTATGGTTCTCAAAGTTCACGGCGGACCATGGGTGCGTGATTACTGGGGATACGCCCCAGGGGCACAGTGGCTGGCCAATAGGGGCTACATCTGCCTGCAAGTAAACTATCGGGGATCGAATGGTTACGGCAAAGAATTCCTTAATGCCGGAAACAAGGAGTGGGGTCGCAAGATGCATTACGATCTGGTTGATGCCGTCAACTGGGCTATTGATAAAGGTTATGCAGATCCTGAGCGGATCGCCATATACGGCGGCTCGTACGGCGGATACGCCGCCCTGGTAGGGGCGACCTTCACCCCTGATCTTTTTGCCTGCGCGGTGGACATGTTCGGGCCTTCCAATCTGATAACCGATCTTGAAGCCGCACCACCCTACTGGAAGCTGTACCAGGAGTTGATGTACCGCAGGATCGGACATCCTGTCAAGGACTCTGCCCTTTTGTGGGAACGTTCCCCCCTGTCGCGGGTGGACAGCATCCGCATCCCCATGCTGATTGCCCAGGGAGCCAACGACCCGCGAGTCAAGCAGTCGGAGTCCAATCAGATAGTGGCCGCCATGGAAGAAAAAGGGATTGACTACGAATACATGCTGTTCGAGGATGAGGGACACGGCTTCATGAAGGAAGATAACCGACTCGAGTTCTATGCAGCAGCTGAGAAGTTTTTGGCCAAGCACCTGGGCGGAAGATACGAGAAGTGA
- a CDS encoding electron transport complex subunit RsxE, with translation MSSDSGNLDLTQKEIKEPLLSPKPKGESNWQIFSKGIILENPVLILMLGLCPVLATSTTARDAAGMSAAVLFVLLMSNIVVSALRKIIPNEIRIPVFIVIIATFVTIADYVLQAYTPDLYSVLGIFVPLIVVNCIILGRAEGFAYHNGVGRSILDGLGKAIGFALAIILMGSIREIIGKGTWFGMSVSPSWFRSNAVLFFGLPPGAFLVIGLLKACINKIFKREG, from the coding sequence ATGAGCTCTGACTCCGGAAATCTTGACCTCACCCAAAAAGAAATCAAGGAGCCGCTGTTGTCACCCAAGCCCAAGGGTGAGTCCAACTGGCAGATATTCTCCAAAGGCATAATCCTTGAGAACCCGGTTTTGATCCTCATGCTGGGATTGTGTCCGGTGCTTGCCACCTCGACTACCGCGCGCGATGCCGCCGGAATGTCCGCCGCGGTGCTCTTTGTACTCCTTATGTCGAACATCGTGGTTTCGGCGCTTCGAAAAATCATCCCCAACGAGATCCGCATTCCGGTATTTATCGTAATTATCGCTACCTTCGTTACCATTGCCGACTACGTCTTGCAGGCTTACACCCCTGACCTTTACAGTGTGCTGGGTATTTTCGTTCCCCTCATCGTGGTTAACTGTATCATCCTCGGCCGGGCCGAGGGGTTCGCCTACCATAACGGTGTGGGGAGATCTATTCTGGACGGCCTGGGCAAGGCTATAGGCTTTGCCTTAGCGATTATCCTCATGGGTTCTATCCGCGAGATTATCGGTAAGGGTACCTGGTTCGGTATGTCTGTCTCACCCTCCTGGTTTCGCTCCAACGCGGTGCTCTTCTTCGGGTTACCTCCCGGTGCATTCCTGGTGATCGGGCTTCTTAAGGCCTGTATAAACAAGATATTCAAGAGAGAGGGGTAG
- a CDS encoding electron transport complex subunit RsxA, with the protein MNTPLLAILFGAIFVNNIVLMRFLGLCPFFGVSTRLSTAIGMSSAVLFVMTFATWITWGVYHLVLVPGSVILGGILPQGLVFLRTVSFILVIASLVQLVEMFLKKFVPVLYSALGIYLPLITTNCAILGVAFLVIDNKFGFLQGTIFAIGTALGFGLVMVLFAAIRERLELAPISKSFRGYPIAFIAAALVSIAFFGFVNMFGISP; encoded by the coding sequence ATGAATACTCCACTTCTTGCTATCCTATTCGGCGCGATATTCGTGAACAACATCGTGCTCATGCGTTTCCTGGGGCTTTGTCCATTCTTCGGGGTTTCAACGCGCCTCTCCACCGCCATCGGGATGAGCAGCGCGGTGCTTTTTGTTATGACCTTTGCGACGTGGATCACCTGGGGCGTTTACCATCTGGTGCTTGTCCCGGGTTCGGTGATCCTGGGCGGCATACTCCCCCAAGGTCTTGTCTTCCTGCGCACGGTGAGCTTCATCCTTGTGATCGCGTCGCTCGTTCAGCTGGTTGAGATGTTTCTCAAAAAATTCGTTCCGGTGCTCTATTCGGCTCTGGGAATATATCTTCCTTTAATCACTACCAACTGCGCGATCCTGGGAGTTGCTTTCCTTGTTATCGACAACAAATTCGGCTTCCTTCAGGGTACGATCTTTGCCATCGGCACGGCCCTTGGGTTTGGTCTGGTCATGGTTCTGTTTGCAGCCATCCGTGAACGTCTGGAGCTGGCGCCCATCTCAAAGTCATTCCGAGGCTATCCTATAGCGTTCATTGCCGCTGCACTTGTTTCAATCGCCTTCTTCGGCTTTGTCAACATGTTCGGGATCTCGCCTTGA